The Pseudomonas putida nucleotide sequence ATGGTTACTACTTCACTGCCCATGAAACTGAACATTGCCGTTAGCAGCGCTGCCACGATCGCAACGTACCCTTGCGGGGCGAATCCACCATTGGAGTAAAGGTTATGGATACCACTGGTGGAGGAGCCGGGTAGCATGCCAAAGATTGCAAGCACGCCTAAGCCAATGAATGACATGATCGCAATGACCTTGACCAAGGCCAGCCAGTATTCGATCTCACCATAATTGCCTACGCTTAAGCAGTTGCTAGCCACTAGCGCGAAAGTAATTGCAAAAGCGGCGATCCAAGGTGAGATCCCGAGCCATCCGGCCAAGATTTCTCCCGCTACGATTGCTTCAATCGCGATGACCAGGACGTAGAACCACCAGTACAGCCAGCCGATAGAAAAGCCGGCCCAGCGACCAAGCCCTTGATCGGCATATGACGAAAATGAACCTGTGTCCGGTCTGGCAGTAGCCATCTCCCCTAGCATTTGCATCACCAGGACGACGAGCGTCGCGGCAAGGAGGTAAGACACAATTACCGCAGGGCCCGCAATTGCGATCGCGTTTGATGAGCCCACGAAAAGCCCAGCGCCAATCACGCCCGCGATGGATATCATGGCAACTTGTCGAGACTTCAGCCCGTGTCCAAGTTCCCCGACGGCTTGAGTGCTATTAGATACACCGTCCATCCGTTTCACCTCAATATAGGGATTATTTTTTATTTTCAGACCGCAGCTGAGGTGCGCTAACTTCATGACTACTCGGCATGGATTCAACCATCGAGACATGTACATCAATCAGGCGAATCAGTGCCAGAGGATGTTTTGGCTTTTTTTTAGCCGAACCCGGTAAGTTTGGCCGAGCGTCCGTTAGTCAGTTATCGATCAAATGCAAGGTCTGTTTTGTGTGCCAATGAATTGGCCTTTCCTATACACAAAGGGGCCGAAGTATTCGCTTCGACCCCTTCGCTCACTTTCCGTTACAGCGCAGGCGCCCCGAACGGTACGTCTTTCTTGCCGTACCGGCGGACGCGAATGTTGGCTTGCTCAGCATGGCCAACGAACCCTTCCATCAGGCACAGGCGGGAGCAATATTCACCAATAAGCGCCGACGCTTCGTCGGTAAGTACACGCTGATAGGTACAGGTCTTGATGTACTTGCCGACCCACAGGCCGCCAGTGTAACGAGCTGCCTTATTGGTTGGCAGGGTATGGTTTGTACCAATCACCTTGTCGCCATATGAAACATTGGTGCGGGCGCCCACGAACAGCGCGCCATAGTTTTCCAGGTTCTGGACGAAATAGCCGTCATCACGGGTCATGATCTGTACGTGTTCAGAAGCATACTCGTCCGAGAACTTGACCATTTCCTCAAAGGACTCACAGAGGATGATTTCACCGAAGTTCTCCCATGCCTCCGAGGCAATAGCAGAGGTCGGCAGCAGCTCCAGAAGGCGTGCGATTTCCTTCAGAGTGTCCTCGGCCAGTTCGCGGGATGTCGTCAGCATGACGGCGGGAGAGTCTTTGCCGTGCTCCGCTTGGCCCAGCAGGTCGGTCGCACACAGCTCACCGTCAACGCTGTCATCAGTAATCAGCAACGTTTCAGTCGGGCCTGCGAACAGGTCGATGCCCACACGACCGAACAGTTGACGCTTGGCCTCAGCCACATATGCGTTGCCTGGGCCCACGATGATATCCACCGGGTCAATGTTTTGGGTGCCGATAGCCATTGCGCCTACAGCTTGGATCCCGCCAAGGCAGTAGATCGAGTCTGCACCTGCCAGGTATTGGGCAGCCACGATGTAGGGCGCCGGCTTACCTTGGAAAGGAGGAGCAGCAGTAGTGATGTTGCGAACACCTGCCGACTTGGCGGTGACGATCGACATGTGAGCGGAGGCCAGCAAAGGATACTTGCCACCAGGTACGTAGCAGCCGGCAGCGCTGACCGGTATGTGCTTGTGGCCCAGAACCACACCTGGAATAGTCTCAATTTCGCAATCGAGCATCGAGGCGCGTTGAGCATCAGCAAAGCGACGTACTTGAGCTTGAGCGAAGAGAATATCGTCGCGCTCTCGATCAGTCAGTTTGTTCATGCACTCCTGAATCTCCGCTGGACTCAGCCGGTAATCAGTGCGATCCCAGCCATCGAACTGCATCGACAGCTCGCGAACAGCGGCATCACCGCGCTTCTCAATATCCAGGAGAATGCGGGAGACGTCCGACTTTACCTTGTCATTGGCGGCTACTTGCTGTTCCGTAGGTTTCGCCTTTTTGATCCACTCAGCCATCACTTCACCTTTCTTGTAGGTAGCAGAACCCCTGGCGTCTAACCTGAAGGCGACGCTCGGTTACGCTTTAAATTTCTTGAGACAAACGCCTTGTCGCATCGCTTTGGTTGACCAAACCAAAGAGAGCCGGTGACATATCGCTCGCTGGTACGGGCAGGGAAACCGGCTCAACAGGCAGTGCCGTGAAGCATCACAACAGAGGTCATGATCTGCCTGCCGATAAAGTTACGGCCTGGCCTACTGCGTCACAATTTCTCAAGAGTTCGAAATATGACGCAATATGACGCACAAGGGACACTGACTGGGCCAAAGCCAGCTAACTGGAACCTCCAGCTCTGGCACACAGACGTGGCGGATGCGGGGGCTAGATCCGAGCAGAATCGATGAATGAATTGTCCGTATCGAGGTAAGTGATCACTTCGCGAGGAATGGAAGGATCGGACGGGGACAGCACTGTCGCCCTTTTGATATGTGACTTGCGGATCAGGCCTTTGCCGACATAGGCCATCGCGACCTTCGCCGCAACCGGTTGCCGCATCATCGTCGCCGCTACGCCACTTATCACGCCAAAGATGAATTTGTTGGAGTTGCGGCTCACGGAGGCAAGGTTGCTGAAGGTGAGTTCATTGCGCTGGATCGTTTCGAAATCGATGGCGAAGATTCGACCTGCCACAGGGAAGCACAAACCATGGTATTTGAAATGGTAATCCATCTTCCCCGTACCATCAGCGCTGGGGAACCGCTCTACGTAGTAGTGCATGAGAGTTCCCTCGTGCTCATAGATGCAGAAGATCGAGCGAACGATTTGCCCCGTATAAATCGATGAGTAATGGTAGCGCTCGTACACACCCACGATACTGCTTGGGGCGGGACTGGCGGCGCTAGTTACCTCGTTGATGAAACTGACCATTTTCGGCGCCTGGATCAAGCTGCGAAAAAGGTGGAAATGGCTACCGTCAATGATCGTTCTGAAGTCAGCAGGCGCGGAAAACAAAACTTCGGTGGACAGACCAAAATGATTGGCAAT carries:
- the hisD gene encoding histidinol dehydrogenase — translated: MAEWIKKAKPTEQQVAANDKVKSDVSRILLDIEKRGDAAVRELSMQFDGWDRTDYRLSPAEIQECMNKLTDRERDDILFAQAQVRRFADAQRASMLDCEIETIPGVVLGHKHIPVSAAGCYVPGGKYPLLASAHMSIVTAKSAGVRNITTAAPPFQGKPAPYIVAAQYLAGADSIYCLGGIQAVGAMAIGTQNIDPVDIIVGPGNAYVAEAKRQLFGRVGIDLFAGPTETLLITDDSVDGELCATDLLGQAEHGKDSPAVMLTTSRELAEDTLKEIARLLELLPTSAIASEAWENFGEIILCESFEEMVKFSDEYASEHVQIMTRDDGYFVQNLENYGALFVGARTNVSYGDKVIGTNHTLPTNKAARYTGGLWVGKYIKTCTYQRVLTDEASALIGEYCSRLCLMEGFVGHAEQANIRVRRYGKKDVPFGAPAL
- a CDS encoding helix-turn-helix domain-containing protein codes for the protein MDSSNNLAENLRTLCEQGGTVSEFCRKVGINRQQFNKYLAGSHVPSKGNLRTIANHFGLSTEVLFSAPADFRTIIDGSHFHLFRSLIQAPKMVSFINEVTSAASPAPSSIVGVYERYHYSSIYTGQIVRSIFCIYEHEGTLMHYYVERFPSADGTGKMDYHFKYHGLCFPVAGRIFAIDFETIQRNELTFSNLASVSRNSNKFIFGVISGVAATMMRQPVAAKVAMAYVGKGLIRKSHIKRATVLSPSDPSIPREVITYLDTDNSFIDSARI